In a genomic window of Magnolia sinica isolate HGM2019 chromosome 14, MsV1, whole genome shotgun sequence:
- the LOC131226046 gene encoding RAN GTPase-activating protein 1-like: MESSTQTFQNRAFSIKLWPPSQSTRLMLVERMTKNLSSPSLFSRKYGLLSKEEAEENAKQIEDVAFAAANEHHENEPDGDGSSAVQLYAKESSKLMLEVLKRGPRLKEDGEVPVFGKAPVPQTNVFDISGGRRAFIEAEEAKELLRPLTETGNLYTKICFSNRSFGINAARVAEPILASIRDQLAEVDLSDFIAGRPEAEALEVMTIFSLALEGCILKSLDLSNNALGEKGVRAFGALLKSQTSLERLYLINDGISEEAARAVCELVPSTEKLQVLHFHNNMTGDEGAIAISEVVGRSPALEDFRCSSTRVGSDGGVALANALGSCTHLKKLDLRDNMFGVDAGLALSKALSGLVGLTEAYLSYLNLEDAGTIALANALKESAPRLEVLEMAGNDITVEAATALAECIAAKQFLTKLNLSENELKDQGSIVISKALQEGHAHLKEVDFSANSIRRVGARVLVQAVAGKPDFVLVNINGNYISDEGIDEVKDILKASKKSVDVLGPLDDNDPEGEDEDAKSEADEEGAEENELESKIQDLKVAQE, translated from the coding sequence ATGGAGAGCTCAACCCAGACTTTTCAGAACCGGGCCTTTTCAATCAAGCTGTGGCCTCCTAGCCAGAGTACACGGCTGATGCTTGTGGAGCGAATGACGAAGAACCTTTCCTCTCCTTCCCTTTTTTCCAGGAAGTATGGTCTCCTGAGCAAAGAAGAAGCTGAGGAGAATGCCAAACAGATAGAAGATGTTGCTTTTGCTGCTGCAAACGAGCACCATGAGAATGAGCCTGACGGCGATGGAAGTTCTGCAGTGCAGCTGTACGCCAAGGAATCCAGCAAGCTCATGCTGGAAGTGCTTAAAAGAGGCCCAAGACTCAAGGAAGATGGAGAAGTGCCAGTGTTTGGTAAAGCTCCTGTACCCCAGACAAATGTTTTTGATATATCTGGGGGCCGTAGGGCCTTTATTGAGGCAGAAGAGGCCAAGGAGCTGCTGAGGCCACTAACAGAAACAGGTAACTTATACACTAAGATATGCTTCAGCAATAGGAGCTTTGGCATCAATGCCGCTCGTGTTGCAGAACCTATCTTGGCATCCATTAGGGATCAGCTAGCAGAGGTAGACCTTTCTGATTTCATTGCTGGAAGACCGGAGGCGGAGGCTCTTGAAGTCATGACCATATTCTCATTGGCCCTGGAAGGCTGCATATTGAAATCTCTCGACCTGTCAAACAATGCCTTGGGTGAGAAGGGCGTCCGGGCATTTGGTGCGCTTCTGAAGTCTCAGACAAGCTTGGAAAGACTGTACCTGATCAATGATGGCATATCTGAGGAAGCTGCACGGGCTGTCTGTGAGCTCGTGCCATCTACTGAGAAGCTTCAGGTCCTTCATTTCCACAATAACATGACAGGAGATGAAGGCGCCATTGCTATTTCCGAGGTTGTGGGACGGTCCCCAGCTTTGGAGGATTTCAGATGCTCTTCTACAAGAGTAGGCTCTGATGGAGGTGTTGCGTTAGCCAATGCATTGGGTTCTTGCACACATTTGAAGAAGCTTGACCTGCGTGACAACATGTTTGGTGTTGATGCCGGCTTAGCTCTGAGTAAAGCTCTTTCGGGACTTGTGGGTCTTACCGAAGCTTACCTCAGCTACTTGAATTTGGAAGATGCGGGCACAATAGCGCTTGCCAATGCCCTCAAGGAATCTGCTCCAAGGCTTGAAGTCTTGGAGATGGCTGGGAATGACATCACTGTTGAAGCTGCAACTGCATTAGCTGAGTGTATTGCAGCGAAGCAGTTCCTCACCAAGTTGAACTTGTCCGAGAACGAACTGAAGGATCAGGGTTCAATTGTGATCAGCAAGGCATTGCAAGAGGGCCATGCCCATTTGAAGGAAGTTGATTTCAGCGCGAACTCCATTAGAAGGGTGGGTGCTAGGGTCTTGGTTCAGGCTGTTGCAGGTAAGCCAGATTTTGTTTTGGTGAACATCAATGGGAACTACATATCTGACGAAGGAATCGATGAAGTGAAGGATATACTGAAAGCTAGTAAGAAATCGGTCGATGTCCTCGGGCCGTTGGATGATAATGATCCTGAAGGGGAAGACGAGGATGCAAAATCCGAAGCAGATGAGGAGGGCGCTGAAGAGAATGAATTGGAGTCAAAGATTCAGGATCTCAAAGTGGCCCAGGAGTAG